One region of Phoenix dactylifera cultivar Barhee BC4 unplaced genomic scaffold, palm_55x_up_171113_PBpolish2nd_filt_p 000143F, whole genome shotgun sequence genomic DNA includes:
- the LOC103711975 gene encoding GPI-anchored protein LLG1-like has translation MSFAFLGGEMDLCRSVSLRAVLFMLLVGLATASTFISDAVFQYHGSTGRSLLQTKSNCPVNFEFQNYTVVTSKCKGPHYAVNLCCAAFKEFACPFAEQLNDVSNNCASDLFSYLNVHGKYPPGLFASECHDTKEGLTCPPSPSKTPDDIANAGDINRILTFLIVFMSGVVLALLFS, from the exons ATGTCGTTTGCCTTTTTGGGCGGAGAGATGGATTTGTGTCGAAGCGTCTCCTTGCGGGCGGTTCTGTTTATGTTGTTGGTGGGACTGGCCACTGCTTCTACCTTCATCTCAG ATGCTGTGTTCCAATATCATGGATCTACGGGCCGGAGTTTGCTGCAGACGAAATCGA ACTGCCCTGTGAACTTCGAGTTCCAGAATTACACAGTCGTCACGAGCAAGTGCAAGGGGCCCCATTATGCTGTTAACCTCTGCTGTGCTGCTTTCAAGGAATTTGCATGCCCATTTGCTGAGCAATTGAATGATGTCAGCAACAATTGTGCATCAGATCTGTTCTCTTATCTTAATGTCCATGGCAAGTACCCGCCAGGTCTGTTTGCCAGTGAATGCCACGACACCAAGGAAGGGCTTACATGTCCTCCTAGCCCTTCAAAGACACCGGATGACATTGCAAATGCTGGTGACATAAATCGAATCCTCACCTTTCTAATTGTCTTCATGTCTGGAGTGGTTCTGGCACTCCTATTCTCTTGA
- the LOC120104927 gene encoding uncharacterized protein LOC120104927 — MEVGCLLLFRTLSSPLIRPPLRRHSWPVPSSPLLRASSSPPPIPSTPSAYPQGAYRGPKPRRDLVGDWVSNNDGFVRSLPIFVGGLSLLAVLLNRAFSGIAPEFLNDDGDETRVLSSTAPSSTPFLHRRLFSRIESKLHTVSLGLSFPICSCWFLSLLRREITCAELWFSFVRE, encoded by the exons ATGGAGGTGGGCTGCCTTCTTCTCTTTCgaaccctctcctctcctctcattCGCCCTCCTCTCCGTCGCCATTCCTGGCCAGTCCCGTCCTCGCCTCTCCTTAGAGCCTCCTCTTCCCCTCCGCCTATTCCCTCTACTCCCTCGGCTTATCCTCAG GGGGCTTACAGAGGCCCGAAACCCCGGCGGGATTTGGTAGGCGACTGGGTCTCCAACAACGATGGGTTCGTCCGGAGCTTGCCCATCTTCGTGGGCGGCCTCTCCTTGCTCGCTGTCCTCCTTAACCGCGCCTTCTCCGGCATCGCCCCCGAGTTCTTGAACGACGACGGCGACGAGACGAGGGTTCTGAGCTCCACCGCCCCATCCTCCACTCCCTTCCTTCATCGCCGTCTTTTTTCTAGAATCGAATCAAAGCTGCACACGGTCTCTCTTGGCCTCTCTTTCCCCATCTGTTCTTGTT ggtttctctctctccttcggaGGGAAATTACATGTGCCGAATTGTGGTTTTCGTTCGTTCGGGAGTGA
- the LOC103711974 gene encoding phosphatidylinositol/phosphatidylcholine transfer protein SFH13-like isoform X3: MEKRVWSRQHFGGYYGSFRSVLSEWSLRMYISLEDFAFEELEEVLCYYPQGYHGVDRQGRPVYIERLGKVEPNKLTHITTVERYIKYHVQEFEKALHEKFPACSIAAKRHIDSTTTILDVHGVGLKNFSKTARDLLHNMQKIDGDYYPETLHQMFIVNAGHGFKLLWNTVKGFLDPKTTAKIHVLGSKYQSRLLEAIDASQLPDFLGGSCTCCDEGGCLRSNKGPWNDPVIMKLVHCVEAAFVREIRRVSDGEQRNAPCPRLRPLKGRCSDTSTAESGSDVDDLGSPVISRTAEYTRLAPVQEEFRATDSTSYYNCNRDFKMIDKAVDCRRGAGSACNASKEHKDHGCTFANGTSHSLGNLGTDLCKHTKEDSEEGNIRYLARALVAFLVKLLPFFRFFGCRQERRLENIHPSDALVLTPDNHPSVEAVKEDHVSPCLERLQRLELMCNELSSKPAEIPQEKDRALLDSWDRIKSIEFDLGKTKKVLQATVVKQMEIAEMLEAVQESNLRRRKFC, translated from the exons ATGGAGAAAAGAGTTTGGAGCAGACAACATTTTGGAG GGTATTATGGTTCATTTCGATCTGTCCTCTCTGAATGGTCTTTGAGGATGTATATCTCTTTAGAG GATTTTGCCTTTGAAGAACTGGAGGAAGTCCTGTGCTATTATCCCCAAGGATACCATGGAGTGGACAGGCAGGGAAGACCTGTATATATTGAGAGGCTCGGAAAAGTTGAGCCGAACAAGCTTACTCACATTACCACCGTCGAGCGCTACATAAAATATCACGTACAGGAATTTGAGAAGGCCCTGCATGAGAAATTTCCTGCTTGCTCAATTGCTGCCAAAAGACACATTGATTCGACAACTACAATACTGGATGTGCATGGTGTG ggattgaagaatttcAGCAAGACAGCAAGAGACCTCTTGCACAATATGCAGAAAATAGATGGTGATTACTATCCTGAG ACACTACATCAAATGTTCATTGTAAATGCTGGTCATGGTTTCAAGCTGCTTTGGAACACTGTAAAGGGATTTCTTGACCCCAAAACTACAGCAAAGATACAT GTACTGGGGAGCAAATATCAGAGCAGGCTTCTTGAAGCTATTGATGCAAG CCAACTGCCAGACTTCCTGGGTGGCTCATGCACATGCTGTGATGAAGGTGGATGTCTTAGATCTAATAAAGGACCATGGAATGACCCTGTCATTATGAAG CTTGTACATTGTGTTGAAGCAGCATTTGTGAGGGAAATTAGGCGAGTATCTGATGGAGAACAAAGAAATGCTCCCTGTCCTAGGCTACGTCCACTGAAG GGAAGATGTAGTGACACATCAACAGCTGAATCAGGATCAGATGTTGATGATCTTGGTTCTCCTGTTATATCCAGAACTGCTGAATACACTCGATTGGCTCCAGTTCAAGAGGAA TTCAGGGCGACAGATTCTACATCTTACTACAATTGCAATCGTGACTTCAAGATGATTGATAAAGCTGTAGACTGCAGAAGGGGAGCAGGATCTGCTTGTAATGCATCTAAAGAACACAAGGATCATGGGTGTACCTTTGCCAATGGAACATCACATTCACTAG GTAACTTGGGCACTGATCTGTGCAAACACACCAAGGAAGATTCAGAGGAAGGAAATATAAGATATCTTGCAAGAGCACTAGTCGCATTTTTGGTTAAACTGCTACCCTTCTTTCGTTTCTTTGGTTGTAGACAAGAAAGGAGGTTGGAGAACATTCATCCATCAGATGCATTGGTCCTTACTCCAGATAACCATCCGAGTGTGGAAGCTGTCAAGGAAGACCATGTCAGTCCTTGTTTAGAACGCCTTCAGAGGCTCGAGTTGATGTGCAATGAACTCAGTAGCAAGCCTGCAGAGATTCCACAGGAAAAAGACCGTGCACTCCTTGATTCTTGGGACAGGATAAAGTCCATTGAGTTTGACCTTGGGAAGACGAAGAAG GTATTGCAGGCCACAGTGGTGAAGCAAATGGAGATTGCAGAAATGTTAGAAGCTGTACAGGAGTCCAATCTCAGG AGAAGGAAGTTTTGTTAA
- the LOC103711974 gene encoding phosphatidylinositol/phosphatidylcholine transfer protein SFH13-like isoform X1, producing the protein MSVCHAEGFEGSVSCDERKERRSDVEISEDERRRTKIGSLKKKALNASTKFTHSLKKRGKRKVYFRVPSVAIEDIRDAEEERAVYAFRQELVAKDLLPDKHDDYHTLLRFLKARKFDFEKTTHMWAEMLRWRKEFGADNILEDFAFEELEEVLCYYPQGYHGVDRQGRPVYIERLGKVEPNKLTHITTVERYIKYHVQEFEKALHEKFPACSIAAKRHIDSTTTILDVHGVGLKNFSKTARDLLHNMQKIDGDYYPETLHQMFIVNAGHGFKLLWNTVKGFLDPKTTAKIHVLGSKYQSRLLEAIDASQLPDFLGGSCTCCDEGGCLRSNKGPWNDPVIMKLVHCVEAAFVREIRRVSDGEQRNAPCPRLRPLKGRCSDTSTAESGSDVDDLGSPVISRTAEYTRLAPVQEEFRATDSTSYYNCNRDFKMIDKAVDCRRGAGSACNASKEHKDHGCTFANGTSHSLGNLGTDLCKHTKEDSEEGNIRYLARALVAFLVKLLPFFRFFGCRQERRLENIHPSDALVLTPDNHPSVEAVKEDHVSPCLERLQRLELMCNELSSKPAEIPQEKDRALLDSWDRIKSIEFDLGKTKKVLQATVVKQMEIAEMLEAVQESNLRRRKFC; encoded by the exons ATGTCAG TCTGCCACGCAGAAGGATTTGAAGGATCGGTTAGTTGTGATgagagaaaggagaggagaTCAGATGTGGAGATCTCGGAAGACGAAAGAAGGAGAACAAAGATCGGGTCTCTGAAGAAGAAGGCTTTGAATGCTTCCACTAAGTTTACTCATTCTCTTAAGAAAAGAGGGAAACGGAAAGTCTATTTCAGGGTGCCTTCTGTTGCTATCGAGGACATAAGGGATGCTGAAGAGGAGCGCGCAGTCTATGCTTTCCGGCAAGAGCTTGTTGCCAAGGATTTATTGCCTGATAAACATGATGACTATCACACATTGCTCAG GTTTCTCAAGGCTAGGAAATTTGACTTTGAGAAAACGACCCATATGTGGGCTGAGATGCTTAGATGGAGAAAAGAGTTTGGAGCAGACAACATTTTGGAG GATTTTGCCTTTGAAGAACTGGAGGAAGTCCTGTGCTATTATCCCCAAGGATACCATGGAGTGGACAGGCAGGGAAGACCTGTATATATTGAGAGGCTCGGAAAAGTTGAGCCGAACAAGCTTACTCACATTACCACCGTCGAGCGCTACATAAAATATCACGTACAGGAATTTGAGAAGGCCCTGCATGAGAAATTTCCTGCTTGCTCAATTGCTGCCAAAAGACACATTGATTCGACAACTACAATACTGGATGTGCATGGTGTG ggattgaagaatttcAGCAAGACAGCAAGAGACCTCTTGCACAATATGCAGAAAATAGATGGTGATTACTATCCTGAG ACACTACATCAAATGTTCATTGTAAATGCTGGTCATGGTTTCAAGCTGCTTTGGAACACTGTAAAGGGATTTCTTGACCCCAAAACTACAGCAAAGATACAT GTACTGGGGAGCAAATATCAGAGCAGGCTTCTTGAAGCTATTGATGCAAG CCAACTGCCAGACTTCCTGGGTGGCTCATGCACATGCTGTGATGAAGGTGGATGTCTTAGATCTAATAAAGGACCATGGAATGACCCTGTCATTATGAAG CTTGTACATTGTGTTGAAGCAGCATTTGTGAGGGAAATTAGGCGAGTATCTGATGGAGAACAAAGAAATGCTCCCTGTCCTAGGCTACGTCCACTGAAG GGAAGATGTAGTGACACATCAACAGCTGAATCAGGATCAGATGTTGATGATCTTGGTTCTCCTGTTATATCCAGAACTGCTGAATACACTCGATTGGCTCCAGTTCAAGAGGAA TTCAGGGCGACAGATTCTACATCTTACTACAATTGCAATCGTGACTTCAAGATGATTGATAAAGCTGTAGACTGCAGAAGGGGAGCAGGATCTGCTTGTAATGCATCTAAAGAACACAAGGATCATGGGTGTACCTTTGCCAATGGAACATCACATTCACTAG GTAACTTGGGCACTGATCTGTGCAAACACACCAAGGAAGATTCAGAGGAAGGAAATATAAGATATCTTGCAAGAGCACTAGTCGCATTTTTGGTTAAACTGCTACCCTTCTTTCGTTTCTTTGGTTGTAGACAAGAAAGGAGGTTGGAGAACATTCATCCATCAGATGCATTGGTCCTTACTCCAGATAACCATCCGAGTGTGGAAGCTGTCAAGGAAGACCATGTCAGTCCTTGTTTAGAACGCCTTCAGAGGCTCGAGTTGATGTGCAATGAACTCAGTAGCAAGCCTGCAGAGATTCCACAGGAAAAAGACCGTGCACTCCTTGATTCTTGGGACAGGATAAAGTCCATTGAGTTTGACCTTGGGAAGACGAAGAAG GTATTGCAGGCCACAGTGGTGAAGCAAATGGAGATTGCAGAAATGTTAGAAGCTGTACAGGAGTCCAATCTCAGG AGAAGGAAGTTTTGTTAA
- the LOC103711974 gene encoding phosphatidylinositol/phosphatidylcholine transfer protein SFH13-like isoform X2 produces MSVCHAEGFEGSVSCDERKERRSDVEISEDERRRTKIGSLKKKALNASTKFTHSLKKRGKRKVYFRVPSVAIEDIRDAEEERAVYAFRQELVAKDLLPDKHDDYHTLLRFLKARKFDFEKTTHMWAEMLRWRKEFGADNILEDFAFEELEEVLCYYPQGYHGVDRQGRPVYIERLGKVEPNKLTHITTVERYIKYHVQEFEKALHEKFPACSIAAKRHIDSTTTILDVHGVGLKNFSKTARDLLHNMQKIDGDYYPETLHQMFIVNAGHGFKLLWNTVKGFLDPKTTAKIHVLGSKYQSRLLEAIDASQLPDFLGGSCTCCDEGGCLRSNKGPWNDPVIMKLVHCVEAAFVREIRRVSDGEQRNAPCPRLRPLKGRCSDTSTAESGSDVDDLGSPVISRTAEYTRLAPVQEEFRATDSTSYYNCNRDFKMIDKAVDCRRGAGSACNASKEHKDHGCTFANGTSHSLGNLGTDLCKHTKEDSEEGNIRYLARALVAFLVKLLPFFRFFGCRQERRLENIHPSDALVLTPDNHPSVEAVKEDHVSPCLERLQRLELMCNELSSKPAEIPQEKDRALLDSWDRIKSIEFDLGKTKKATVVKQMEIAEMLEAVQESNLRRRKFC; encoded by the exons ATGTCAG TCTGCCACGCAGAAGGATTTGAAGGATCGGTTAGTTGTGATgagagaaaggagaggagaTCAGATGTGGAGATCTCGGAAGACGAAAGAAGGAGAACAAAGATCGGGTCTCTGAAGAAGAAGGCTTTGAATGCTTCCACTAAGTTTACTCATTCTCTTAAGAAAAGAGGGAAACGGAAAGTCTATTTCAGGGTGCCTTCTGTTGCTATCGAGGACATAAGGGATGCTGAAGAGGAGCGCGCAGTCTATGCTTTCCGGCAAGAGCTTGTTGCCAAGGATTTATTGCCTGATAAACATGATGACTATCACACATTGCTCAG GTTTCTCAAGGCTAGGAAATTTGACTTTGAGAAAACGACCCATATGTGGGCTGAGATGCTTAGATGGAGAAAAGAGTTTGGAGCAGACAACATTTTGGAG GATTTTGCCTTTGAAGAACTGGAGGAAGTCCTGTGCTATTATCCCCAAGGATACCATGGAGTGGACAGGCAGGGAAGACCTGTATATATTGAGAGGCTCGGAAAAGTTGAGCCGAACAAGCTTACTCACATTACCACCGTCGAGCGCTACATAAAATATCACGTACAGGAATTTGAGAAGGCCCTGCATGAGAAATTTCCTGCTTGCTCAATTGCTGCCAAAAGACACATTGATTCGACAACTACAATACTGGATGTGCATGGTGTG ggattgaagaatttcAGCAAGACAGCAAGAGACCTCTTGCACAATATGCAGAAAATAGATGGTGATTACTATCCTGAG ACACTACATCAAATGTTCATTGTAAATGCTGGTCATGGTTTCAAGCTGCTTTGGAACACTGTAAAGGGATTTCTTGACCCCAAAACTACAGCAAAGATACAT GTACTGGGGAGCAAATATCAGAGCAGGCTTCTTGAAGCTATTGATGCAAG CCAACTGCCAGACTTCCTGGGTGGCTCATGCACATGCTGTGATGAAGGTGGATGTCTTAGATCTAATAAAGGACCATGGAATGACCCTGTCATTATGAAG CTTGTACATTGTGTTGAAGCAGCATTTGTGAGGGAAATTAGGCGAGTATCTGATGGAGAACAAAGAAATGCTCCCTGTCCTAGGCTACGTCCACTGAAG GGAAGATGTAGTGACACATCAACAGCTGAATCAGGATCAGATGTTGATGATCTTGGTTCTCCTGTTATATCCAGAACTGCTGAATACACTCGATTGGCTCCAGTTCAAGAGGAA TTCAGGGCGACAGATTCTACATCTTACTACAATTGCAATCGTGACTTCAAGATGATTGATAAAGCTGTAGACTGCAGAAGGGGAGCAGGATCTGCTTGTAATGCATCTAAAGAACACAAGGATCATGGGTGTACCTTTGCCAATGGAACATCACATTCACTAG GTAACTTGGGCACTGATCTGTGCAAACACACCAAGGAAGATTCAGAGGAAGGAAATATAAGATATCTTGCAAGAGCACTAGTCGCATTTTTGGTTAAACTGCTACCCTTCTTTCGTTTCTTTGGTTGTAGACAAGAAAGGAGGTTGGAGAACATTCATCCATCAGATGCATTGGTCCTTACTCCAGATAACCATCCGAGTGTGGAAGCTGTCAAGGAAGACCATGTCAGTCCTTGTTTAGAACGCCTTCAGAGGCTCGAGTTGATGTGCAATGAACTCAGTAGCAAGCCTGCAGAGATTCCACAGGAAAAAGACCGTGCACTCCTTGATTCTTGGGACAGGATAAAGTCCATTGAGTTTGACCTTGGGAAGACGAAGAAG GCCACAGTGGTGAAGCAAATGGAGATTGCAGAAATGTTAGAAGCTGTACAGGAGTCCAATCTCAGG AGAAGGAAGTTTTGTTAA